One part of the Sphingobacterium sp. LZ7M1 genome encodes these proteins:
- a CDS encoding WG repeat-containing protein, translating to MKKLLFSILLISFCKLTLLAQEQKLHRIDYRTILIGEQKDQANSSGNYSLRAWFNDTFIKTSLNESPTRLQVINKKTDRSFLLFPESEQYYIYNEGNDGEAGRLYVESDVEFEFVQGKTKTIAGIPCKMAVVNGDFDLSGDNYTKMEVWYSDKLPNLYWDQFMFLKDLPGAVMELTIGETGFTAINITEESLSNTEFEIPTFYAALVVDEEEGEHLDAVDSLSAVPQVDEDRYLYQDDDTELLGLMDENGNPITEADYTFFDQFSGGISTVINLDSKYGSMDKDGNIKIPFKYDFLVYDAEYQQYIYSENDKFGILGANDQPVIKAQYDMVSHMSHGYLSATVGDKTGILDKTGKVIVPISYPLILEFNAEVFVSVENDHYVMYNIKQNKKLAEGYDMISLSEKDPLHIVQKGEKFGYINNQGKLVIPIKFSSVSSFEDGTASVMDTDDGDVYYINTKGEKVNIN from the coding sequence ATGAAAAAACTATTATTCTCTATTTTACTTATTAGCTTTTGCAAGCTAACATTGTTGGCACAAGAGCAAAAGCTTCACAGAATCGACTATCGCACTATTTTAATTGGAGAACAAAAGGATCAGGCAAACAGTTCAGGCAATTATTCATTGAGGGCTTGGTTCAACGACACTTTTATAAAGACTTCTCTCAATGAATCACCCACTAGATTGCAGGTTATCAACAAAAAGACAGATCGCTCTTTCTTGTTGTTTCCAGAATCCGAACAGTATTACATTTACAATGAAGGTAATGATGGTGAAGCTGGAAGGCTATATGTGGAATCAGACGTAGAATTTGAATTCGTCCAGGGAAAAACTAAAACCATAGCAGGCATTCCTTGTAAGATGGCCGTAGTGAATGGAGATTTTGACCTTTCGGGTGATAACTATACTAAGATGGAAGTTTGGTACTCCGATAAACTTCCAAACCTATATTGGGATCAATTCATGTTCCTTAAAGATCTACCTGGAGCGGTAATGGAACTTACTATTGGCGAGACTGGATTTACTGCAATTAATATTACCGAAGAAAGCCTGAGCAATACCGAATTTGAGATTCCTACTTTCTATGCTGCACTGGTTGTTGACGAGGAAGAGGGTGAGCATTTAGATGCGGTAGATAGCCTTTCAGCAGTCCCGCAGGTAGATGAAGACCGTTACTTATACCAAGATGATGACACCGAGCTATTAGGCTTAATGGATGAAAATGGAAATCCTATTACCGAAGCTGATTATACCTTTTTTGATCAATTCAGTGGAGGAATAAGCACAGTAATCAATTTGGATAGCAAATATGGTTCAATGGATAAAGATGGTAACATCAAGATTCCTTTCAAGTATGATTTCCTTGTGTATGACGCAGAATACCAACAGTACATCTATTCCGAAAACGACAAGTTTGGGATCCTTGGTGCCAATGACCAGCCTGTTATCAAGGCTCAATATGATATGGTGAGCCATATGAGCCACGGATACTTATCGGCTACCGTTGGTGATAAAACCGGAATCTTGGACAAAACAGGAAAGGTTATCGTTCCGATTTCTTATCCTCTCATCCTGGAATTCAACGCTGAAGTTTTTGTTTCGGTTGAAAATGATCATTATGTAATGTACAATATCAAACAGAACAAAAAACTTGCAGAAGGCTACGATATGATCTCTCTTTCTGAAAAAGACCCATTGCATATTGTTCAAAAGGGTGAAAAATTCGGATATATCAATAATCAAGGAAAGTTAGTCATCCCTATTAAGTTTAGCAGTGTTTCCTCTTTCGAAGATGGTACGGCATCAGTTATGGATACGGATGATGGCGATGTGTATTATATCAACACCAAAGGTGAAAAAGTAAACATCAACTAA